A stretch of the Lolium perenne isolate Kyuss_39 chromosome 3, Kyuss_2.0, whole genome shotgun sequence genome encodes the following:
- the LOC127343669 gene encoding subtilisin-like protease SBT5.6, translating to MPDLLFFIFLSFSIVSASTKQGQVYIVNLGEHAGARANEAIIEDHHALLLSVKGSEEEARASLLYSYKHTLNGFAALLSGEEAIKLSERTEVVSTFRSDGRWSPHTTRSWEFVGFEEGLTGVHSKERLPSGDNAGENVIVGMLDSGIWPESKSFSDEGLGPVPARWKGVCQGGDSFNSSSCNRKIIGARYYLKAYEAYHGSLNTTYAFRSPRDHDGHGTHTASTVAGRTVPGVSALGGFASGTASGGAPLARLAIYKVCWPIPGPNPNIENTCFDADMLAAMDDAVGDGVDVMSVSIGASGKPPPFANDGIALGALHAAKRGVVVVCSGGNSGPAPATVSNLAPWILTVGASSIDRSFNSPIRLGDGRVIMGQTVTPYQLPGNKTYQMVYAAHAAVPGTPANATNQCLPNSLSPAKVRGKIVVCLRGSGLRVGKGLEVKRAGGAAMVLGNPPMYGSEVPVDAHVLPGTAVSNADVDTILKYINSSANPTAYLDRSRTVVDVRPSPVMAQFSSRGPNVIEPSILKPDVTAPGLNILAAWSEASSPTKLDGDDRVVKYNIVSGTSMSCPHVAATAVLLKAAHPDWSAAAIRSAIMTTATTSNAEGGPIMNGDGTAAGPMDYGSGHIRPRHALDPGLVYDASFQDYLLFACASGGGAQAQLDRSFPCPASPPRPHELNHPSLAVHGLNGSTVTVRRTVTNVGQNGAHYSVAVVEPAGVSVKVSPTSLSFERTGEKKGFTITVEAKGGKVDRRYLAGSYTWSDGVHVVSSPIVVLLP from the exons ATGCCCGACCttctcttcttcatcttcctttCCTTCTCCATCGTCTCTGCCTCCACCAAGCAAGGCCAG GTTTATATAGTGAATCTAGGCGAGCACGCCGGAGCGAGGGCGAACGAAGCGATCATAGAAGATCACCACGCCCTCCTACTCTCCGTAAAGGGAAG CGAGGAGGAGGCACGGGCGTCGCTACTGTACAGCTACAAGCACACCCTGAATGGCTTTGCGGCTCTTCTCTCTGGAGAAGAAGCCATCAAACTATCAG AGAGGACAGAGGTTGTGTCTACCTTTCGGAGCGACGGGAGATGGTCCCCGCACACCACGAGGTCTTGGGAGTTTGTGGGTTTCGAGGAAGGGCTCACAGGCGTGCACAGCAAGGAGCGGCTGCCGTCCGGCGATAACGCCGGCGAGAATGTCATCGTAGGCATGCTGGACTCCG GAATTTGGCCTGAGTCGAAGAGCTTCAGCGACGAAGGGCTAGGGCCAGTGCCTGCTCGGTGGAAGGGAGTGTGCCAAGGAGGAGATTCCTTCAATTCATCGTCTTGCAATAG GAAGATCATCGGCGCGCGGTACTACCTCAAGGCATACGAGGCCTACCACGGCAGCTTGAACACGACCTACGCGTTCCGCTCGCCGCGCGACCACGACGGGCACGGCACCCACACCGCGTCCACCGTCGCGGGGCGCACCGTGCCGGGCGTGTCTGCTCTAGGCGGGTTCGCGTCCGGCACGGCCTCGGGCGGCGCGCCGCTGGCGCGCCTGGCCATCTACAAGGTGTGCTGGCCCATCCCGGGCCCGAACCCGAACATCGAGAACACCTGCTTCGACGCCGACATGCTGGCGGCCATGGACGACGCGGTCGGCGACGGCGTCGACGTGATGAGCGTCTCCATCGGGGCCTCCGGGAAGCCGCCGCCGTTCGCGAACGATGGCATCGCCCTAGGCGCGCTGCACGCCGCCAAACGCGGCGTGGTGGTGGTTTGCAGCGGCGGGAACTCCGGCCCCGCGCCGGCCACCGTGTCCAACCTGGCGCCGTGGATCCTCACGGTCGGCGCCAGCAGCATCGACCGCTCGTTCAACTCGCCCATCAGGCTTGGCGATGGCAGGGTGATCATG GGTCAGACGGTGACACCGTATCAACTGCCGGGCAACAAGACGTATCAGATGGTTTATGCAGCTCACGCCGCTGTTCCAGGCACTCCCGCCAACGCTACCAA CCAGTGCCTGCCAAACTCGCTGTCACCGGCCAAGGTGCGAGGGAAGATCGTGGTGTGCCTGAGGGGGAGCGGCCTGAGGGTAGGCAAAGGCCTGGAGGTGAAgcgggcgggcggcgcggcgatgGTGCTCGGCAACCCTCCCATGTACGGGAGCGAGGTCCCCGTCGACGCGCACGTGCTCCCGGGCACGGCGGTCTCCAATGCGGACGTCGACACCATCCTCAAGTACATCAACTCCAGCGCGAACCCAACCGCCTACCTGGACCGCTCGAGGACGGTCGTGGACGTGAGACCGTCGCCGGTGATGGCGCAGTTCTCGTCGCGTGGCCCCAACGTCATCGAGCCCAGCATTCTCAAG CCTGACGTCACGGCGCCGGGGCTGAACATCCTAGCGGCGTGGAGCGAGGCGTCGTCGCCCACGAAGCTCGACGGCGACGACCGCGTGGTGAAGTACAACATCGTCTCCGGGACGTCCATGTCGTGCCCgcacgtcgccgccaccgccgtccTCCTCAAGGCCGCCCACCCTGACTGGAGCGCCGCCGCGATTCGATCAGCCATCATGACCACCG CGACAACTAGCAACGCGGAGGGCGGCCCAATAATGAACGGGGACGGGACGGCGGCAGGGCCCATGGACTACGGATCGGGCCACATCCGGCCCAGGCACGCGCTGGACCCGGGCCTGGTGTACGACGCGTCGTTCCAGGACTACCTGCTCTTCGCCTGcgccagcggcggcggcgcgcaggCGCAGCTGGACCGCTCCTTCCCGTGCCCGGCGAGCCCGCCGCGCCCGCACGAGCTCAACCACCCTTCCCTGGCCGTCCACGGCCTCAACGGATCAACGGTCACCGTTCGCCGGACGGTGACCAACGTCGGCCAGAACGGCGCGCATTATAGCGTTGCCGTGGTCGAGCCCGCGGGAGTCTCCGTGAAGGTCTCGCCGACGAGTCTCAGCTTCGAGCGTACGGGGGAGAAGAAGGGGTTCACGATAACGGTCGAAGCGAAAGGGGGGAAAGTAGACCGAAGATATCTCGCAGGCTCGTATACGTGGAGCGACGGAGTCCATGTCGTGAGCAGCCCCATTGTTGTTCTTCTCCCGTGA
- the LOC127343672 gene encoding uncharacterized protein encodes MVIDRELSSASFLTTASLFGSLDQNLWDDLTIKVRLPNDEEVVHGWLHYYSSPYSLAVIVTHSLPPSLDLCVACLGNVMHVESSAELLAVRCCFDSGKLVSTRGSVIHGTWTGGIHKKERKLSTCKIIEAASGGPLVDCDGNIVGMNYYDEGMTSFVPSNLIFEWLASDHVYWAASKDPSRPNENQQSSTPYSDSPKGLTDDELRRILAPWRFDGFKKRVNAILLAKGYPLPRFADDGMYLKWDFEEEFGRDIWSEPTRRVASELSRSVVALASFAVEKPEGSGEHTKENFFSRKFACTGVFIECDEFTTKIMTSASLVRSGDGKNIHSEWKIEVCLPSKQRVDGMLQHYDLKYNVAVVSIKGVRSYCAANLNEMSQTEAGARVVALGRGFESGKLLATEGTVTGKRSRSICEELQISTCKITKAGIGGPLVDFDGNFVGMNFFDTDQTPYLSRVRILELMKSFNAERTIPVAVETPDNSELPSWHVPDPEWFYPTRYAKPRYVEFESE; translated from the exons ATGGTTATTGACAGAGAACTGTCTTCAGCCTCTTTTCTGACGACAGCAAGTTTGTTTGGATCATTAGATCAAAATCTTTGGGATGATTTAACG ATCAAAGTGCGCCTTCCGAATGATGAAGAAGTGGTCCATGGATGGTTGCATTATTATTCGTCTCCTTACAGTCTTGCTGTCATCGTCACCCATTCCTTGCCGCCCTCCCTTGATCTTTGTGTAGCATGTCTTGGCAACGTCATGCACGTTGAGTCGTCTGCTGAGTTATTAGCTGTAAGGTGTTGCTTTGACTCAGGCAAATTAGTGTCCACGAGAGGGTCGGTGATACATGGAACATGGACAGGTGGAATCCATAAGAAAGAGCGCAAACTGTCCACATGCAAAATCATCGAG GCTGCCAGTGGAGGACCACTTGTTGATTGTGATGGGAATATTGTTGGCATGAACTACTATGATGAGGGAATGACTTCATTTGTACCAAGTAATCTTATTTTTGAATGGTTGGCGTCTGATCATGTATACTG GGCTGCAAGTAAAGACCCTTCCCGTCCGAATGAGAACCAACAATCTTCGACACCTTATAGTGACAGTCCAAAAG GACTCACTGATGATGAGCTTAGGCGCATACTTGCTCCCTGGCGATTTGATG GATTTAAAAAAAGAGTAAATGCGATCTTACTTGCTAAAGGTTATCCCTTGCCAAGGTTTGCTGATG ATGGCATGTACTTGAAATGGGATTTCGAAGAAGAGTTTGGCAGAGATATTTGGAGTGAACCCACTAGGAGAGTTGCTTCAGAGTTGTCTCGAAGTGTTGTGGCACTTGCCTCATTCGCCGTAGAAAAACCTGAGGGTTCTGGGGAACACACAAAGG AGAATTTTTTTTCAAGAAAGTTTGCTTGCACAGGTGTATTTATAGAATGCGATGAATTCACTACAAAAATTATGACTTCAGCAAGTTTGGTTAGGTCTGGTGATGGAAAGAACATTCATTCTGAATGGAAG ATTGAAGTGTGCCTTCCAAGTAAACAACGTGTGGATGGGATGTTGCAACATTATGATTTAAAGTACAATGTGGCTGTTGTTAGCATCAAGGGTGTCCGCAGTTATTGTGCAGCAAATCTCAATGAAATGTCTCAAACTGAGGCTGGAGCTCGGGTGGTAGCCCTTGGGCGTGGCTTTGAATCAGGCAAATTATTGGCCACAGAGGGGACTGTGACTGGAAAACGTAGTAGATCTATATGCGAAGAGCTTCAGATATCCACATGTAAAATCACCAAG GCTGGGATTGGAGGGCCCCTTGTTGATTTTGATGGGAATTTTGTCGGCATGAACTTTTTTGACACGGATCAAACTCCTTACCTATCAAGGGTTAGAATCCTGGAACTCATGAAGAGTTTTAATGCAGAACG GACTATTCCTGTTGCCGTCGAGACTCCAGATAATTCTGAACTTCCTAG TTGGCACGTGCCTGACCCAGAATGGTTTTATCCGACTCGTTACGCCAAACCTCGTTATGTTGAATTTGAGTCAGAGTAA